One window of the Petroclostridium xylanilyticum genome contains the following:
- a CDS encoding methionine ABC transporter ATP-binding protein gives MIEIRKLSKIYNTHGTMTHALQDINLTINDGDIFGIIGLSGAGKSSLIRCINLLERPTSGEILIDDVDLTKLSSAFLREVRKKIGMIFQQFNLLMNSTVYDNIAFPLKISKVPKREIEKRVDELLELVELKDKKYAYPSQLSGGQKQRVGIARALANKPDIILSDEATSALDPTTTESILNLLKNINKEFGITIVVITHEMSVIKKICDRVAVMENGRIVEEGNVIDIFSNPKTLVARRFLKDMFAELPEGILLDDRNQEEEILRVSFVGDSATKPIISYMIKKFNIDANIIAGTVDRIQNAVVGNLLIKLVGDKESISSAINYLTENKLRIEVLKNNAP, from the coding sequence TTGATAGAGATCAGGAAATTAAGTAAGATTTATAATACCCATGGTACAATGACTCATGCGTTACAAGATATCAATCTCACTATTAATGATGGAGATATATTTGGCATTATCGGGCTAAGTGGAGCCGGAAAATCGTCCTTGATTCGATGTATTAATCTACTTGAGAGGCCAACTTCTGGTGAAATATTGATAGATGACGTTGATTTAACAAAACTTAGTTCGGCATTTTTACGAGAGGTTAGAAAAAAGATAGGAATGATTTTTCAGCAGTTTAATCTTTTAATGAATTCAACAGTATATGATAATATTGCATTCCCTTTAAAAATATCCAAAGTACCAAAAAGAGAAATAGAAAAAAGGGTAGATGAACTCTTAGAACTTGTAGAACTTAAAGATAAAAAATATGCATATCCTTCACAATTGTCAGGTGGACAAAAGCAAAGGGTGGGAATAGCAAGAGCACTGGCCAATAAACCGGATATAATCCTTTCAGATGAGGCAACGTCGGCACTGGACCCTACAACTACAGAATCAATACTAAATCTTCTTAAAAATATCAATAAAGAATTTGGTATTACAATAGTAGTTATAACTCATGAAATGTCAGTCATAAAAAAAATATGTGATAGGGTAGCTGTTATGGAGAACGGAAGGATAGTTGAGGAAGGCAATGTAATTGATATCTTTTCAAATCCAAAGACACTAGTGGCAAGAAGATTTTTAAAAGATATGTTTGCAGAACTTCCTGAAGGTATTTTGCTTGATGACCGCAATCAGGAGGAAGAAATTTTAAGAGTTTCATTTGTAGGAGATAGTGCAACAAAACCTATCATTTCTTATATGATTAAGAAATTTAATATTGATGCTAATATCATCGCTGGTACTGTCGATAGGATACAAAATGCAGTGGTTGGAAATTTACTTATAAAGCTTGTTGGAGATAAGGAAAGTATTTCATCCGCAATAAACTATCTCACAGAAAATAAGCTAAGAATTGAGGTGTTAAAAAATAATGCCCCTTGA
- a CDS encoding alpha-mannosidase, which yields MDTAKYAHIISHTHWDREWYLNSKYTNEWLVPFFDNLFEILEKEPQYKFVLDGQTSMIEDYFDQLELQGKNVDEFKNKIKKYASEERLVIGPYYLQPDWQLISEEAVVRNLLIGHRMAQEFGKVMKVGWLLDNFGQISQTPQVHKEFDMKGLFVWRGVEMDPTDINSEFSWEAPDGTKMTSVYFLSSYRNAMRLAEYSKIMNQRIKSEVEKLMPFATTPNVLLMNGYDQEMIPDDILPYIQNGRMDFGDVKVVQSTPEEYMEAVKKYNPRLKELKGALYSGRFISVFPGILSSRMYLKLQNDICQRELEKFAEPLSTILWCLGQEYKQDILTKSWKLLLKNHPHDSICGVSIDDVHTDMEKRFEESYSLSNGLANSALNILVSNINTTKCDKALSAFVVLNTLPENRSSVIAIKDDIDSKYSIQDGMGRYIPYQKDETGITKVYVKDVPALGYKTIFFVLEKQEEIIDTGIQVNIRDRLIENEFLKVQINDDGTLNIEDKITKNTYTNMGIFEDGADAGDEYNYSYPQQDTIITSKDKEARICFVETGPLRAKVRIETALEVPETLSPDRKTRSTFKRRLPIVTWVTLEVGSPVLKFKTKVKNTVKDHRLRILFPTGLCSEYSYAETQFDVTQHKIVPESYDDSNIPENVKRIIIGAREPEPITIFPQRAFVDIHDGGKGVAVLNQGLPEYEILKEKNTIALTLFRGVNWVARHDLLTRIGDAGPAICTPDAQCLRTMEFRYALYLHKGDWKEAKVPKYADYFNTEFRVVRTDQHQGVLPDEQGFMQLKDESGNLKVTAVKRAEDGSGFIIRFYNTTEQQAEAGISLALKIKNAYYVNLNEEVKEKIEAVDGNTIKVIAGPKKIISVKIEPERQYSALEAKNESVQRVDGDIDQEYDFSEYQAVEFITEEEIEKEEKRAAETESELAEKQQLLERYKDEIKELKLMDDKGLVEVQFELSKMELDVETYRRTALEARLSAVLLRKKYMETYCTHQASYEMFMAKADQQIREIGYKLNDARVSKRVYEYIVDVSKQNLKTS from the coding sequence ATGGATACAGCAAAATACGCACATATTATTTCCCATACGCACTGGGACAGGGAATGGTATCTAAATAGTAAATATACCAATGAATGGCTGGTACCTTTCTTTGATAATTTATTCGAAATACTGGAAAAGGAACCACAGTACAAGTTTGTCCTGGATGGACAGACTTCCATGATTGAAGACTACTTTGACCAGCTTGAATTACAGGGAAAAAATGTAGACGAGTTTAAAAATAAAATTAAAAAGTACGCATCAGAGGAAAGATTGGTTATAGGACCTTATTATTTACAACCTGACTGGCAGTTAATAAGTGAAGAAGCGGTTGTAAGAAATCTCCTGATCGGCCACCGGATGGCACAAGAATTTGGAAAGGTGATGAAGGTCGGATGGCTTCTGGACAATTTTGGACAAATCTCCCAGACGCCACAGGTACACAAGGAATTTGATATGAAAGGTCTATTTGTATGGAGAGGAGTTGAAATGGACCCGACGGACATCAATTCAGAATTTTCATGGGAAGCTCCTGATGGGACTAAAATGACCTCGGTCTATTTTTTAAGCAGTTACAGAAATGCGATGAGGCTAGCGGAATATAGTAAAATCATGAACCAGAGGATAAAAAGTGAAGTAGAAAAACTGATGCCCTTTGCTACCACACCTAATGTCCTTTTGATGAACGGCTATGACCAGGAAATGATTCCCGATGACATTTTACCGTATATTCAAAACGGAAGAATGGATTTTGGTGATGTAAAAGTTGTACAGAGCACACCGGAAGAATATATGGAAGCTGTAAAAAAATATAATCCCCGATTAAAAGAGTTAAAAGGTGCTCTTTACAGCGGAAGGTTTATATCAGTATTCCCGGGCATTCTTTCCAGCAGGATGTATCTCAAGCTGCAAAACGACATTTGCCAGAGGGAACTGGAAAAATTTGCAGAGCCTCTTTCTACGATTTTATGGTGCTTGGGACAGGAATATAAGCAGGACATATTGACAAAATCGTGGAAATTGCTGTTAAAAAATCATCCCCATGACAGCATATGCGGTGTAAGCATCGATGATGTCCATACAGATATGGAAAAACGATTTGAAGAATCCTATTCACTATCTAACGGTTTGGCAAATAGTGCATTAAATATCCTGGTTTCTAACATCAACACAACAAAATGTGATAAAGCATTATCTGCATTTGTTGTATTAAATACATTACCGGAGAATAGGAGCAGTGTTATAGCGATAAAAGATGACATAGATTCAAAATACAGCATACAGGATGGCATGGGACGCTATATCCCCTATCAGAAAGATGAGACAGGGATAACGAAGGTATATGTAAAGGATGTTCCGGCATTGGGATACAAAACCATTTTCTTTGTTCTAGAGAAGCAGGAAGAAATTATCGATACGGGTATACAGGTCAATATCCGGGATAGGCTGATAGAAAATGAATTTTTAAAGGTGCAAATTAATGATGACGGAACTTTAAATATTGAAGATAAAATCACAAAAAACACATATACAAATATGGGGATTTTTGAAGACGGTGCCGACGCAGGGGATGAATACAACTATTCTTATCCGCAGCAGGACACAATCATCACAAGCAAAGATAAAGAGGCGAGAATCTGTTTTGTAGAAACAGGGCCGCTTAGAGCAAAGGTTAGAATAGAAACAGCGCTGGAAGTACCGGAAACATTATCACCGGACAGGAAGACAAGAAGCACATTCAAAAGGAGATTGCCCATTGTTACCTGGGTGACATTGGAGGTGGGTTCCCCTGTCTTGAAGTTCAAGACAAAGGTAAAGAATACGGTAAAAGACCACCGGTTAAGGATTCTTTTCCCTACAGGACTTTGCAGTGAGTATTCTTATGCAGAAACACAGTTTGATGTTACACAACACAAAATTGTTCCTGAAAGCTATGATGATTCCAATATACCTGAAAATGTAAAAAGAATTATTATTGGAGCAAGAGAACCGGAACCTATCACCATTTTCCCTCAGAGGGCCTTTGTTGACATTCATGACGGCGGAAAAGGAGTGGCTGTTTTAAATCAGGGATTGCCTGAGTATGAAATCCTAAAAGAGAAAAATACAATCGCTCTTACTTTATTCAGAGGAGTCAACTGGGTGGCAAGGCATGACCTACTGACCAGGATAGGAGATGCCGGGCCGGCAATATGTACCCCGGATGCACAGTGCTTGCGGACGATGGAATTTCGCTATGCCCTTTATTTGCATAAAGGGGATTGGAAAGAGGCTAAGGTACCCAAATATGCCGACTATTTCAATACGGAATTCCGGGTAGTAAGGACGGACCAACACCAGGGGGTACTGCCGGATGAACAGGGATTTATGCAATTAAAGGATGAATCTGGAAATTTAAAGGTTACAGCAGTTAAAAGAGCGGAAGATGGCAGCGGTTTCATTATAAGATTTTATAATACGACAGAGCAACAGGCAGAAGCAGGTATTTCGCTGGCACTTAAAATCAAAAATGCATACTATGTAAACCTAAATGAAGAAGTAAAAGAAAAGATTGAAGCTGTAGATGGGAATACCATTAAAGTCATCGCCGGGCCCAAGAAAATCATATCTGTAAAAATAGAGCCTGAGCGGCAATACAGCGCTTTAGAAGCAAAAAATGAAAGTGTACAAAGGGTAGACGGTGATATTGACCAGGAATATGATTTTAGTGAGTACCAGGCTGTAGAATTTATTACAGAAGAAGAGATTGAAAAGGAAGAAAAAAGAGCGGCAGAGACGGAAAGTGAATTAGCAGAAAAACAGCAATTGTTAGAAAGATATAAAGACGAAATAAAAGAATTAAAATTGATGGATGACAAGGGCTTAGTTGAGGTACAGTTTGAACTAAGCAAAATGGAACTGGATGTTGAAACCTACAGGAGAACTGCCCTTGAAGCCAGGTTATCAGCAGTTTTACTGCGTAAAAAATATATGGAAACGTATTGCACGCACCAAGCTTCATATGAAATGTTTATGGCCAAGGCAGATCAGCAGATAAGAGAAATTGGATATAAATTAAATGATGCAAGAGTAAGTAAAAGAGTCTACGAATATATAGTAGATGTTAGCAAACAAAATCTAAAAACTTCTTAA
- a CDS encoding Gfo/Idh/MocA family protein, with product MSKVKIALIGAGQRGKDVYGDYALRNPQEVQFVAVAEPDDEKRTIFAANHEINGEFQFKSWEELLNRPQFCDAVIIAVQDRMHYEPALLALRQGYHVLLEKPMATDPFQCIQLGKAAQEYKRIFMICHVLRYTPFFSTIKELIAQNKIGKIVSIQYNENIGFWHFAHSFVRGNWRNSEESSPIILAKSCHDMDILLWLAGSDCEKISSFGELSYFKVENAPEGAGNRCIQGCKIEHECAFSAVKQYLGDNVDWPTSVISEDKSLKARINALKEGPYGRCVFKCDNNVTDHQVVIAEFKGGVTAAFTMCAFTPEISRTIKIMGTAGQIDGHMEKNEIIITHFASGRKEIIYPGKIYGRHAGGDTRLMKEFAALVSNNDGTQALTSADISVQSHLMAFAAEESRLSGKVINMQEYYTNISNQNRPE from the coding sequence ATGTCAAAGGTAAAGATTGCACTAATAGGTGCAGGACAGCGTGGAAAAGATGTGTATGGAGATTATGCGTTGCGTAATCCCCAGGAAGTACAGTTTGTAGCTGTAGCTGAGCCTGATGATGAAAAAAGGACAATATTTGCTGCAAATCATGAGATAAATGGTGAATTTCAGTTTAAATCCTGGGAAGAACTGTTGAACAGGCCACAGTTTTGTGATGCAGTTATTATTGCCGTCCAGGACCGCATGCATTATGAGCCTGCACTACTGGCGCTAAGACAGGGCTACCATGTTCTTTTGGAAAAACCGATGGCTACAGACCCTTTCCAGTGTATTCAATTGGGAAAGGCCGCCCAGGAATACAAAAGGATTTTCATGATATGTCATGTACTGCGCTATACACCGTTTTTCAGTACCATTAAAGAACTGATAGCCCAGAATAAAATTGGTAAGATCGTTTCCATTCAGTATAATGAAAATATCGGATTCTGGCATTTTGCCCACAGCTTTGTAAGAGGAAATTGGAGGAATTCTGAAGAATCAAGTCCAATCATTCTTGCTAAAAGCTGTCATGACATGGATATTTTATTGTGGCTGGCAGGCAGTGATTGCGAAAAGATTTCTTCCTTTGGAGAACTGTCTTATTTTAAAGTAGAGAATGCTCCGGAGGGGGCTGGAAACCGGTGTATCCAGGGTTGCAAAATAGAACATGAGTGTGCTTTTTCAGCAGTAAAACAGTACCTGGGAGACAATGTAGATTGGCCGACTTCTGTTATTAGTGAGGATAAAAGCCTAAAGGCCAGAATCAATGCCCTTAAAGAGGGTCCTTACGGCCGGTGTGTTTTCAAATGCGACAATAATGTAACAGACCACCAGGTAGTTATTGCTGAATTTAAAGGAGGCGTGACAGCTGCCTTTACCATGTGTGCTTTCACACCGGAAATTTCCAGAACCATAAAAATCATGGGTACTGCGGGGCAAATCGATGGCCACATGGAAAAAAATGAAATTATCATCACTCATTTTGCTTCCGGGCGGAAGGAAATCATTTACCCTGGTAAAATTTATGGAAGGCATGCAGGCGGAGATACCAGGTTAATGAAAGAATTTGCTGCCCTGGTTTCCAATAATGACGGTACACAGGCACTGACCTCGGCCGATATCTCTGTACAGAGCCATTTAATGGCTTTTGCAGCCGAAGAATCTCGTCTGAGCGGTAAGGTTATAAACATGCAGGAATATTATACAAACATTTCAAATCAAAACCGACCGGAATAA
- a CDS encoding alpha-mannosidase: METFYIISTTHWDREWYRTFNDFRIRLCDLVDQLLEILDADPEFKCFTFDGQTVILEDYLEIYPEKEDKIRQYIKEGRISIGPWYIIPDEFIPSGESTIRNLLMGDKVAGKFGKKLMCGYLPDNFGHISQLPQILKNFHIDNALFFRGIDKERAGKSEFYWEAPDGSKILCEHLVAGYWNLKSWGHLGMEPVTQFKKLWDVLKDSASVRSYLMLNGSDHLYPQPDMTQLIRQVRDTFPEIQVVNASIQDFIDGIKKEIDPDKLKTIRGELRDGKDAQVNPSVESTRCYVKQTNHKCETELEKYTEPLSVFSYMLGGKYPQNFINQAWKELIKNHPHDSICGCSSDAVMEDVMTRYKHSYEISSRISELAFENLVSSISTKGLREGQKALIVYNPLGWSRTDIIETVVGFPMQENVKDVRIYDVQGNEIAYELIDVFEEVLLKEFKYKSKEKHPMRNFKIRFIAKDVPPLGYKTYIVHPSVLREKRKYQQYQMTKNFEQKIENEFYAIFPKADGTVSIYDKKNDLTYERMNLFEDRGDCGDEYQYASPFVDEVYYPVLKGVSIVNNTPLQSTLKMELELNIPERLDDKYFKRDGNRVSCPIVSYITLYQGINRIDFKTVVENNAADHILCVKFPTDIKADYDYAHSPFDVIKRSIEVDEVKEEDNEILTPFKPLQLFMSIHDDKKFLTLGNKGLYEYQVKRSTKGLDVLLTLIRSVRWMFREVLTTSRDGQPCTTPIVYTPDARCAGTQIFEYSLVLHNKSVIEDNTYKQAYEFNYPLRAAVADRHENGFLPPEYSWFTISDDRLIVSALKKCEKDQSLILRMYNIDHVPIEFEIETAMAIKEAYQSNMLEESIKMLEVRDKKILIRAKGREIITLKIYY; encoded by the coding sequence ATGGAAACTTTTTATATCATATCTACTACCCACTGGGACAGGGAATGGTACCGGACCTTTAATGACTTTAGGATCCGTTTATGTGACTTAGTAGATCAATTACTGGAAATCCTTGATGCTGACCCGGAGTTTAAATGTTTTACTTTTGACGGTCAGACGGTCATTTTGGAGGATTATCTTGAAATATACCCTGAAAAAGAGGATAAAATTCGTCAGTATATAAAAGAAGGCAGAATCAGTATTGGGCCTTGGTATATCATTCCGGATGAATTCATACCGTCGGGAGAGTCTACCATCAGAAATCTACTAATGGGAGATAAAGTAGCCGGGAAGTTCGGTAAAAAGTTAATGTGCGGCTATTTACCAGACAACTTTGGTCATATTTCCCAGTTACCGCAAATTTTAAAAAATTTTCATATTGATAATGCACTATTCTTCAGAGGAATTGATAAAGAAAGAGCCGGGAAAAGCGAATTTTACTGGGAAGCGCCTGACGGGTCCAAAATTTTGTGTGAGCATCTGGTAGCCGGGTACTGGAATTTAAAAAGCTGGGGACACTTAGGGATGGAACCGGTAACCCAATTTAAAAAGCTCTGGGATGTCCTAAAAGATTCTGCATCTGTGCGGTCCTATCTTATGCTAAACGGATCGGATCATCTGTACCCGCAGCCGGATATGACGCAATTGATCAGGCAGGTAAGAGATACTTTCCCGGAAATCCAGGTAGTAAATGCTTCCATACAGGATTTTATAGATGGCATCAAGAAAGAAATTGATCCTGATAAATTAAAAACTATCCGGGGTGAATTGAGGGATGGAAAAGACGCACAGGTAAATCCTTCTGTGGAGTCTACCAGATGTTATGTAAAGCAGACCAATCATAAATGTGAGACAGAGCTTGAAAAGTATACCGAACCGCTAAGTGTATTCAGCTATATGCTGGGGGGGAAGTATCCCCAAAACTTTATCAACCAGGCGTGGAAGGAGCTAATCAAAAACCATCCCCATGACAGCATATGCGGCTGTTCTTCCGATGCAGTTATGGAAGATGTAATGACACGGTATAAGCATTCCTATGAGATAAGCAGCCGTATTTCTGAACTGGCCTTTGAAAATCTGGTATCCAGCATTTCGACAAAAGGTCTCAGAGAAGGGCAAAAGGCATTGATTGTTTATAATCCCTTAGGATGGTCAAGGACGGATATTATTGAGACGGTCGTAGGCTTTCCTATGCAGGAAAATGTGAAGGATGTAAGAATTTATGATGTTCAAGGCAACGAAATTGCTTATGAACTCATAGATGTTTTTGAAGAAGTGCTATTGAAGGAGTTTAAATATAAATCCAAGGAAAAACATCCCATGAGAAACTTTAAAATAAGATTTATAGCAAAGGATGTTCCACCGCTGGGATATAAGACATATATTGTTCATCCCTCAGTTTTAAGAGAGAAGAGAAAGTATCAGCAGTACCAGATGACCAAAAATTTTGAACAAAAAATTGAAAATGAATTTTATGCGATATTTCCGAAGGCAGATGGCACTGTTTCAATTTACGATAAGAAAAATGATCTTACCTACGAAAGAATGAATTTGTTTGAAGATAGGGGAGACTGCGGAGACGAATACCAGTATGCTAGTCCATTTGTAGATGAGGTATATTATCCTGTATTAAAAGGAGTTTCCATCGTGAATAATACACCGCTGCAGTCTACTTTAAAGATGGAACTGGAACTTAATATACCCGAAAGATTGGATGATAAATATTTTAAAAGAGATGGTAATAGGGTTTCCTGTCCAATAGTATCCTATATTACACTCTATCAGGGAATAAATCGTATTGACTTTAAGACAGTTGTGGAAAATAATGCTGCAGACCACATATTATGCGTCAAATTTCCTACGGATATAAAGGCAGACTATGATTATGCCCATAGTCCTTTTGACGTAATAAAAAGAAGCATAGAGGTAGATGAAGTCAAAGAAGAAGATAATGAGATTTTAACTCCTTTTAAACCTCTTCAACTATTTATGAGTATTCATGATGACAAGAAATTCCTGACGCTTGGCAACAAAGGGCTTTATGAGTACCAGGTAAAAAGAAGCACAAAAGGATTAGATGTATTGCTGACATTAATAAGGTCGGTACGGTGGATGTTCAGAGAAGTCTTAACCACTTCAAGAGATGGACAGCCGTGCACTACCCCAATTGTTTATACTCCTGACGCTCGGTGTGCAGGGACGCAGATATTTGAATATTCTCTTGTATTGCACAATAAGAGTGTTATAGAGGATAACACATATAAACAGGCCTATGAGTTTAACTATCCTTTGAGGGCAGCAGTAGCTGACAGGCATGAAAATGGTTTTTTACCACCCGAATATTCGTGGTTTACCATAAGCGATGATAGGCTCATTGTTTCAGCCTTGAAAAAATGTGAAAAGGATCAATCTTTAATATTAAGAATGTACAATATTGACCACGTGCCTATAGAATTTGAAATAGAGACAGCCATGGCTATAAAGGAAGCATATCAGTCCAACATGCTGGAAGAAAGTATAAAAATGCTTGAAGTGCGGGACAAAAAAATTTTGATTAGAGCAAAAGGCAGGGAAATTATTACTTTAAAGATTTATTATTAG
- a CDS encoding ABC transporter ATP-binding protein, with protein sequence MASLSLQNICKKYPNGFNAVKDLNLEIKNGEFISLVGPSGCGKSTTLRMIAGLEDITSGKLYIGDKLANDVQAKDRGLAMVFQSYALFPHMTVEANIGFGLKIRKVEEKIKREKIQWALKLLDLEGLEKRRPSELSGGQRQRVALGRALVLEPEVLLLDEPLSNLDAKLRIKMRTELKRIHKKLKATIIYVTHDQAEAMTLSDRIAIMNKGELMQVGTPTEIYNRPNNKFVAGFIGSPPMNFLEGIIEMVGDKYVFACDGNKYLLPKEVNQTIEEKIKGKEVVIGVRPEDINISLQPSDNCLKGVSSVVETLGSDDYIAVEMGKNLISVRIQPESNFPLDQNVYMTFNPNKIHIFNKEEN encoded by the coding sequence GTGGCGAGTTTAAGTTTACAGAATATTTGTAAAAAATATCCTAATGGATTTAATGCAGTAAAAGATCTAAACCTTGAGATAAAGAATGGTGAATTTATTTCACTGGTAGGACCTTCCGGTTGTGGAAAGTCAACTACTTTGAGAATGATAGCCGGGCTTGAAGACATTACAAGTGGAAAATTGTATATAGGAGACAAGTTGGCAAATGACGTACAGGCCAAGGATAGAGGGCTAGCAATGGTATTTCAGAGCTATGCGTTATTTCCACATATGACTGTTGAAGCCAATATAGGTTTTGGTTTAAAAATTCGGAAGGTAGAAGAAAAAATAAAGCGAGAAAAAATTCAATGGGCATTAAAGCTTTTAGACCTGGAGGGACTGGAAAAAAGAAGGCCTTCCGAACTCTCGGGAGGACAAAGACAGAGAGTGGCATTGGGCCGTGCACTTGTGCTGGAGCCGGAGGTTTTGCTGCTGGATGAACCGCTCAGCAATCTTGATGCCAAGCTCAGGATAAAAATGAGGACCGAGCTTAAAAGAATTCATAAAAAATTAAAGGCGACTATTATTTATGTTACTCACGACCAAGCAGAAGCGATGACACTAAGTGATAGAATTGCAATCATGAATAAAGGTGAATTGATGCAGGTTGGCACACCTACTGAAATATATAACAGGCCAAATAATAAATTTGTAGCAGGATTTATTGGCAGTCCTCCAATGAACTTCTTGGAAGGAATCATTGAAATGGTTGGAGACAAATACGTTTTTGCTTGCGATGGAAATAAATATCTACTTCCAAAAGAAGTCAATCAAACCATTGAAGAAAAAATCAAGGGAAAAGAGGTTGTGATTGGAGTAAGGCCTGAAGATATAAATATTTCCCTTCAGCCATCAGATAACTGCTTAAAGGGCGTGTCTTCGGTTGTAGAAACTTTAGGGTCGGATGATTATATTGCAGTAGAAATGGGGAAAAACCTTATCAGTGTCCGTATCCAGCCTGAAAGTAATTTTCCTTTGGACCAGAATGTGTATATGACGTTTAACCCTAATAAAATTCATATATTTAACAAGGAAGAAAACTGA
- a CDS encoding carbohydrate ABC transporter permease gives MSLNRKAFNKEKLIWLALIILCMLVVIFPIYVMFKYSISDRSSWITGGKYPVPWWPYKPTFEMYKYYLGDRRFWGNGLMSLQIALLTVAICMLIGAPAAYSLSRFKFSAKGVLVFLILSVRLFPDISSVIPVAYTFNLSFLYNLPPVVKIALAHSILGLPYVVYIAQGVFETIPVDLEEQAHIMGASKLYAFTRIVLPVALPGLAAGAIYVFLLSWNEFIFSYFLTATSSVSVIPLPVYLKSLFGAFSPNPVSVTTLSLLVSLPVIVFTFFVQKYMISGATAGAVK, from the coding sequence TTGAGTTTGAATAGAAAGGCTTTTAATAAAGAAAAATTAATATGGCTGGCTTTAATCATTTTATGTATGTTGGTGGTCATATTTCCTATATATGTTATGTTTAAGTATTCTATCAGCGATAGAAGCAGCTGGATCACAGGAGGGAAATACCCTGTTCCATGGTGGCCTTATAAACCTACCTTTGAAATGTATAAATATTATTTAGGTGATAGACGATTCTGGGGAAATGGCCTTATGAGCTTGCAAATTGCACTGCTTACTGTAGCAATCTGCATGTTGATAGGTGCGCCGGCAGCTTATTCCCTGTCGCGTTTTAAATTTTCTGCCAAAGGAGTATTGGTATTTTTAATACTTTCTGTCAGATTATTTCCCGATATATCTTCGGTAATACCAGTAGCATATACATTTAATCTTTCGTTTTTATACAATTTACCTCCAGTGGTAAAAATTGCTCTGGCGCATTCAATATTAGGGCTGCCTTATGTTGTTTATATTGCCCAAGGGGTATTTGAAACTATTCCGGTAGATTTGGAAGAACAGGCTCACATTATGGGGGCAAGCAAGCTGTATGCATTTACCAGGATTGTGTTGCCGGTTGCCCTTCCGGGGCTGGCTGCGGGGGCAATATATGTTTTCCTGCTGTCGTGGAATGAGTTTATATTCTCATATTTTCTCACGGCAACTTCATCGGTAAGCGTTATTCCGTTGCCGGTATATTTAAAATCTCTGTTTGGAGCATTTTCTCCTAATCCTGTTTCGGTAACAACGTTGTCACTGCTTGTATCATTACCGGTAATTGTGTTTACGTTTTTTGTCCAAAAATATATGATATCAGGAGCTACTGCAGGAGCAGTAAAATAG
- a CDS encoding carbohydrate ABC transporter permease gives MERAIESRSKFNKYFRIFKKNLFLFWTIFPAVSYIGIFFIIIAFFLLKLSLTKFTGGQEVMVPTLSNYMNIINSAEFMDALIRTFIFVLITTPLQLVSGLLFAMLINRQFKGRGIIRSIFLLPLAIPTIVTTATLLLLFSKGGHATSLLMGEYSWFPQVLNKEISFINNEFTAIGISIFGKVWRDTPISMLILLAGLQSIDNDQYEAARTMGSGSVKNFFYITLPLLVPAISSVLVLRSIEAWKEFIFPYILAPSFPVLGVLIEKYYVQLMDPGTAAVIGIILIVIILIGSVILNWLLEQVRKYLVKV, from the coding sequence ATGGAGAGAGCTATTGAAAGTAGAAGTAAGTTTAATAAATATTTTAGAATATTTAAGAAAAATCTATTTTTGTTTTGGACAATATTTCCGGCAGTATCCTATATTGGAATATTTTTTATTATCATAGCTTTTTTTCTGCTTAAGCTTTCGTTGACAAAATTCACTGGGGGGCAAGAAGTCATGGTGCCTACCCTTTCCAATTATATGAATATTATTAATAGTGCAGAATTTATGGATGCTTTGATAAGGACATTTATATTTGTACTTATCACTACACCGCTTCAGCTAGTATCAGGTTTATTGTTTGCTATGCTTATTAACAGGCAGTTTAAAGGAAGAGGGATTATCAGAAGTATTTTTTTACTTCCACTGGCTATTCCTACTATTGTTACCACGGCAACACTACTGCTCCTTTTTTCAAAAGGAGGGCACGCAACCAGTCTTTTAATGGGTGAGTATTCTTGGTTTCCACAGGTACTGAATAAAGAAATTTCATTTATTAACAATGAGTTTACTGCAATAGGCATTTCAATATTTGGTAAGGTATGGAGAGATACTCCTATATCCATGTTAATTCTCCTGGCAGGATTACAGTCTATTGACAATGACCAGTATGAAGCTGCCAGGACGATGGGTTCTGGAAGTGTAAAGAACTTTTTCTATATTACATTACCATTGCTAGTCCCGGCTATTTCTTCGGTTTTAGTACTGCGTTCTATAGAAGCGTGGAAAGAATTTATATTCCCTTATATTTTAGCGCCTTCTTTCCCGGTACTGGGAGTGTTGATAGAAAAATACTATGTTCAACTTATGGACCCAGGAACTGCTGCAGTGATTGGTATCATATTGATTGTTATCATCTTAATCGGAAGCGTTATCCTGAACTGGCTGCTGGAGCAGGTCAGAAAATATCTGGTTAAGGTGTAA